Proteins encoded in a region of the Kryptolebias marmoratus isolate JLee-2015 linkage group LG14, ASM164957v2, whole genome shotgun sequence genome:
- the LOC119617681 gene encoding collagen alpha-1(XVII) chain-like yields the protein MDVGVKEEDGAGPPGPPGPPGPPGPSCLSMKSDWSKGRPPEFSEEPGPSDTRGQNLKRKAGPPGPPGPSCLSIKSDRSLERPPNFSKKHRPSDTRGQNLKRKAGPPGPPGPSCLSIKSDRSLERPPNFSKKHRPSDTR from the exons ATGGATGTTGGTGTGAAGGAAGAGGACGGagcaggacctccaggacctccaggacctccaggacctccaggacccAGCTGTCTGTCCATGAAGAGTGACTGGTCCAAAGGAAGACCTCCAGAGTTCAGTGAAGAACCTGGACCCTCAGACACAAG aggtCAGAACCTCAAACGGAAagcaggacctccaggacctccaggacccAGCTGTCTGTCCATCAAGAGTGACCGGTCCTTAGagagacctccaaacttcagtAAAAAACACCGACCCTCAGACACAAG aggtCAGAACCTCAAACGGAAagcaggacctccaggacctccaggacccAGCTGTCTGTCCATCAAGAGTGACCGGTCCTTAGagagacctccaaacttcagtAAAAAACACCGACCCTCAGACACAAGGTGA